The following are encoded together in the Arthrobacter sp. Y-9 genome:
- a CDS encoding HAD-IIA family hydrolase, protein MTLPSSSVLIDRFDAILSDLDGVVYAGPTAIPGAVDALSGLADRGVGLAYVTNNASRSPEQVAEHLRELGAPATAEQIVTSPQAAARLLAERLAPGSRVLITGSTALAAEVSAAGLEPVWKATDEPHAVVQGFDPGLGWKDLAEASYAVATGILWVATNTDLSIPQARGIAPGNGTLVAAVQAATGVTPVVAGKPEVPLFHAAAARLSSSRPAVVGDRLDTDILGGNRAGFATIQVLTGVNTARDALNALTLERPTHLIAELGALYRPYPETAHDDGVWRVGEASAVVEGDRVVVTAEEDSLDGWRAACAAWWSAVPETETATAPEVVWRNP, encoded by the coding sequence ATGACCCTGCCGAGTTCCTCCGTGCTGATCGACCGTTTCGACGCGATCCTCTCGGATCTGGATGGTGTGGTCTACGCCGGACCGACCGCGATTCCGGGCGCCGTGGACGCGCTGTCCGGTCTCGCGGACCGGGGGGTGGGCCTGGCCTACGTGACGAACAACGCCTCCCGCTCCCCGGAGCAGGTCGCTGAACACCTGCGGGAGCTCGGGGCGCCGGCCACGGCGGAGCAGATCGTCACCTCGCCGCAGGCGGCCGCGAGGCTTCTGGCGGAACGGCTGGCGCCGGGCTCCCGGGTTCTCATCACGGGCAGCACGGCGCTCGCCGCGGAGGTTTCGGCCGCGGGGCTCGAACCGGTCTGGAAGGCCACGGACGAGCCTCACGCCGTGGTCCAGGGCTTCGACCCCGGGCTCGGCTGGAAGGACCTCGCTGAGGCTTCTTACGCTGTCGCCACGGGCATCCTCTGGGTCGCGACCAACACGGACCTGTCCATTCCGCAGGCCCGTGGCATCGCTCCGGGGAACGGAACCCTCGTCGCCGCCGTGCAGGCCGCGACGGGGGTGACGCCGGTCGTGGCGGGCAAGCCGGAGGTCCCGCTGTTCCACGCGGCCGCCGCCCGGCTGTCGTCCTCGCGGCCCGCCGTCGTCGGCGATCGCCTCGACACGGACATCCTCGGCGGCAACCGCGCCGGCTTCGCCACGATCCAGGTGCTGACCGGGGTCAACACGGCGCGGGACGCGCTGAACGCGCTCACCCTGGAGCGTCCCACCCACCTGATCGCGGAGCTGGGCGCGCTGTACCGCCCGTATCCCGAGACGGCGCACGACGACGGCGTCTGGCGCGTCGGCGAGGCGTCCGCCGTCGTGGAGGGAGACCGCGTGGTGGTCACCGCCGAGGAGGACTCACTGGACGGCTGGCGTGCCGCCTGTGCCGCCTGGTGGTCCGCCGTGCCCGAGACCGAGACCGCCACGGCCCCCGAGGTGGTCTGGCGGAATCCCTGA
- a CDS encoding GNAT family N-acetyltransferase — translation MEIRKATDDDWPAIYEFYRDIMAEGFTYAFPAGQTLDEARPWWMESEPGQTVVAVEDGAVIGSAKMGPNRPGRGSHIATGSFLVNPRYRNRGTGRRLGEYVIEWARAEGYHAIQFNAVVAANQPAVHLWQSLGFEIVGTVPEAFDHPVDGLVGLHVMYRRV, via the coding sequence ATGGAGATCAGGAAAGCCACCGACGACGACTGGCCCGCGATTTACGAGTTCTACCGCGACATCATGGCGGAAGGATTCACGTACGCCTTCCCCGCCGGACAGACGCTCGACGAGGCGCGCCCCTGGTGGATGGAGAGCGAACCTGGGCAGACGGTCGTCGCCGTTGAGGACGGGGCCGTCATCGGGTCAGCCAAGATGGGTCCCAACAGGCCGGGCCGAGGCAGCCACATCGCCACAGGATCCTTCCTGGTCAACCCTCGATATCGCAATCGTGGAACAGGCCGGCGCCTCGGCGAGTACGTCATCGAGTGGGCCCGTGCTGAGGGCTACCACGCCATCCAGTTCAACGCCGTTGTGGCCGCCAATCAGCCGGCCGTGCATCTGTGGCAGTCGCTCGGGTTCGAGATCGTCGGAACGGTCCCGGAGGCCTTCGACCACCCGGTGGACGGCCTGGTCGGCCTTCACGTGATGTACCGGCGCGTCTGA
- a CDS encoding NAD kinase, with product MSRRILVFAHTGREESLKAAREACLELTASGLIPVMNPAERQDMEDYFGDRDTPTEILGQDCDLDGIELGMVLGGDGTILRAAEMVREINIPLLGVNLGHVGFLAESERADLKDTVRWIARKDYVVEERMTIDVQVWVKGQRIWHTWALNEVSLEKGNRERMLEVVMEVDERPLTSFGCDGVVMATPTGSTAYAFSAGGPVVWPEVEALLMVPISAHALFAKPLVVSPRSRLAVEVLTRTDAHGVIWCDGRRSLDLPPGSRIEVTRSDTPVRLARTHQTPFSARLVSKFELPTSGWRGPMHQVHSAPTGQVPMVDQSVFDRPVPGGQDEPQNSTPVPSPKHL from the coding sequence ATGAGCCGGCGGATCCTCGTCTTCGCCCACACGGGGCGCGAAGAGTCCCTGAAGGCTGCCCGCGAAGCGTGCCTGGAGCTGACGGCGAGCGGACTGATCCCGGTCATGAATCCTGCGGAGCGTCAGGACATGGAGGATTACTTCGGGGACCGCGACACCCCTACGGAGATCCTGGGGCAGGACTGCGATCTGGACGGGATCGAGCTCGGCATGGTCCTGGGCGGCGATGGCACCATTCTGCGCGCCGCCGAGATGGTGCGGGAGATCAACATCCCGCTGCTCGGCGTCAACCTGGGCCACGTGGGCTTCCTGGCGGAGAGCGAGCGGGCGGACCTCAAGGACACCGTCCGGTGGATCGCGCGCAAGGACTACGTGGTCGAGGAACGGATGACCATCGACGTGCAGGTCTGGGTCAAGGGCCAGCGCATCTGGCACACTTGGGCGCTGAACGAGGTGTCGCTGGAGAAGGGCAACCGCGAGCGGATGCTCGAAGTCGTCATGGAGGTGGATGAGCGTCCGCTGACCTCCTTCGGCTGTGATGGCGTGGTCATGGCGACCCCCACGGGGTCCACGGCCTACGCGTTCTCCGCGGGCGGTCCGGTGGTCTGGCCCGAGGTGGAGGCGCTCCTCATGGTCCCCATCAGCGCCCACGCGCTCTTCGCCAAGCCCCTCGTGGTGTCGCCGCGGTCGCGTCTGGCGGTCGAGGTGCTCACCCGCACCGATGCCCATGGCGTCATCTGGTGTGACGGCCGGCGGTCGCTCGACCTGCCGCCCGGTTCCCGGATCGAGGTCACCCGTTCGGACACGCCCGTCCGTCTGGCCCGCACGCACCAGACGCCGTTCTCCGCACGACTGGTGAGCAAGTTCGAACTGCCCACCAGTGGGTGGCGCGGCCCCATGCACCAGGTCCACTCGGCGCCCACGGGACAGGTCCCGATGGTCGATCAGTCCGTCTTCGACCGTCCCGTCCCCGGTGGACAGGACGAACCACAGAACAGCACCCCGGTGCCCAGCCCGAAACACCTGTGA
- a CDS encoding acyl-CoA dehydrogenase family protein, which translates to MTAVTPHGETMSIYDLVDIDSLYTPAELAFRDTVREFVDRRIRPGIARWYEDAVFPTEIIPEMAELGLLGMHLKGYGCPGRTAVEYGLAALELEAGDSGLRTFVSVQGSLAMSAIHKHGTEEQKNEYLPRMAAGEIIGCFGLTEPTAGSDPGSMKTFARREGEEWVINGSKRWIGLATLAQIAIIWAMTDDGVRGFIVPTDTPGFTATPIQPKLSMRASVQCDLELNEVRLPATAILPGAKGLRGPFECLNEARYGIAWGAMGAARDSYLTALEYSQQRLQFDRPLAGYQLTQEKLVNMALEINKGLLLATQLGRLKDAGKLAPHQISVGKLNNCREAIEICREARTILGGNGITLDYSPLRHANNLESVRTYEGTDEVHTLVLGNHITGVPAFR; encoded by the coding sequence ATGACCGCCGTCACACCCCACGGAGAGACCATGAGCATCTACGACCTCGTCGACATCGACTCCCTCTACACCCCCGCGGAGCTGGCCTTCCGGGACACCGTCCGGGAGTTCGTGGACCGGCGCATCCGTCCCGGCATCGCACGCTGGTACGAGGATGCCGTGTTCCCGACGGAGATCATCCCGGAGATGGCCGAGCTGGGTCTGCTCGGCATGCACCTGAAGGGCTACGGCTGCCCTGGCCGGACCGCGGTCGAGTACGGCCTCGCCGCGCTGGAACTGGAAGCCGGAGACTCGGGGCTGCGCACGTTCGTGAGCGTCCAGGGCTCCCTCGCCATGAGCGCGATCCACAAGCACGGCACCGAGGAACAGAAGAACGAGTACCTCCCCCGCATGGCGGCCGGCGAGATCATCGGCTGTTTCGGGCTGACCGAACCGACCGCCGGCTCCGACCCGGGCAGCATGAAGACCTTTGCCCGCCGAGAGGGCGAGGAATGGGTGATCAACGGGTCCAAGCGCTGGATCGGGCTCGCCACCCTCGCACAGATCGCGATCATCTGGGCCATGACCGACGACGGCGTCCGGGGCTTCATCGTGCCCACCGACACCCCTGGGTTCACTGCCACCCCCATTCAGCCGAAGCTGTCCATGCGGGCCTCCGTCCAGTGCGACCTCGAGCTGAACGAGGTCCGGCTCCCCGCCACGGCGATCCTGCCCGGCGCCAAGGGCCTTCGGGGCCCGTTCGAATGCCTCAATGAGGCCCGGTACGGCATCGCCTGGGGTGCGATGGGCGCCGCCCGGGACAGCTACCTCACCGCGCTGGAGTACTCCCAGCAGCGTCTCCAGTTCGACCGCCCCCTGGCCGGCTATCAGCTGACGCAGGAGAAGCTCGTCAACATGGCGCTCGAGATCAACAAGGGCCTCCTTCTGGCCACCCAGCTGGGCCGCCTCAAGGATGCCGGCAAGCTGGCACCTCACCAGATCTCCGTGGGCAAGCTCAACAACTGCCGCGAAGCCATCGAGATCTGCCGCGAGGCCCGTACCATTCTCGGCGGCAATGGGATCACCCTCGACTACTCGCCGCTGCGCCACGCCAACAACTTGGAATCGGTCCGCACCTATGAAGGGACGGACGAGGTCCACACCCTGGTGCTCGGCAACCACATCACCGGCGTCCCGGCCTTCCGCTGA
- a CDS encoding aldehyde dehydrogenase family protein: MSIDLRQYIDGAWIEGRGASVESWNPSHPDELVASGRQATEDQVHDAVAAARAAAPSWARTPVAARGAVLLRAAVVLEDQADAWGAELAREEGKTFPEGKGEVLRAAQVFRYQAAEAEREAGTVFHSSRAGEQILVTRKPLGVVSIVTPFNFPIAIPAWKIAPALIHGNTVVWKPASTVPLLAVRLAEALDQAGLPAGVLNLVLGSGALGDILVDHPDVDGLSFTGSTGVGRALAGRAAARGVPVQAEMGGKNAAIVLADADLDLALEQVLLGAFRSSGQKCTATSRLIVEESIADAFLERLTARVGALRLGDPLKDDVDLGPVITAQACDSIQQSVRQAIADGARLLVGGPEAPLPAAGHFVAPTVLELTGDAGVWREELFGPVLTVRRAADPTEAFALADDSEFGLSAALFTQDLTLALEGLETLDVGVLHVNSESAGADPHVPFGGAKKSGYGPKEQGQAAREFFTHTTTVYLRGGQARA; this comes from the coding sequence ATGAGCATCGACCTGCGACAGTACATCGACGGCGCCTGGATCGAGGGCCGTGGGGCCTCTGTGGAGAGCTGGAATCCGAGCCACCCGGACGAGCTGGTCGCCTCCGGCCGTCAGGCCACCGAAGATCAGGTCCACGACGCCGTCGCCGCGGCCCGCGCTGCGGCCCCGTCCTGGGCGCGCACTCCCGTCGCCGCACGTGGCGCCGTCCTGCTGCGCGCCGCCGTCGTGCTCGAGGACCAGGCCGACGCGTGGGGCGCGGAACTGGCCCGCGAAGAAGGCAAGACCTTCCCCGAGGGCAAGGGCGAGGTGCTCCGGGCCGCGCAGGTCTTCCGCTATCAGGCGGCCGAGGCGGAGCGCGAGGCCGGCACGGTCTTCCACTCCTCGAGGGCGGGTGAGCAGATCCTGGTCACCCGGAAACCGCTGGGCGTGGTGTCGATCGTGACGCCCTTCAACTTCCCGATCGCGATTCCAGCCTGGAAGATCGCTCCCGCGCTGATCCACGGCAACACCGTGGTGTGGAAGCCGGCCAGCACGGTGCCCTTGCTCGCCGTGCGGCTGGCAGAGGCTCTCGACCAGGCAGGGCTTCCCGCCGGGGTGCTCAACCTGGTCCTCGGCTCCGGAGCGCTCGGCGACATCCTGGTCGACCACCCCGACGTGGACGGCCTCAGCTTCACCGGTTCGACCGGGGTGGGCCGTGCCCTGGCAGGACGGGCCGCCGCCCGCGGGGTCCCTGTCCAGGCGGAGATGGGCGGCAAGAACGCCGCGATCGTCCTCGCAGACGCCGATCTGGACCTCGCACTGGAACAGGTCCTGCTCGGAGCCTTCCGCTCGAGCGGACAGAAGTGCACCGCGACCTCGCGGCTGATCGTCGAAGAATCCATCGCGGATGCCTTCCTGGAACGCCTCACCGCCCGGGTCGGCGCGCTGCGTCTCGGCGATCCGCTGAAGGACGACGTCGACCTCGGCCCGGTCATCACCGCTCAGGCCTGTGACTCCATCCAGCAGTCCGTCCGGCAGGCGATCGCCGACGGGGCCCGCCTCCTGGTGGGAGGGCCCGAAGCTCCGCTCCCCGCGGCTGGGCACTTCGTGGCGCCCACGGTCCTGGAACTCACCGGCGACGCGGGCGTGTGGCGGGAGGAGCTCTTCGGCCCCGTTCTCACCGTGCGACGGGCCGCTGATCCGACGGAGGCCTTCGCCTTGGCCGACGACTCGGAGTTCGGCCTTTCGGCTGCCTTGTTCACGCAGGACCTCACCTTGGCGCTGGAAGGATTGGAGACCCTCGACGTCGGCGTGCTCCATGTGAACTCCGAATCAGCCGGCGCCGACCCCCATGTGCCCTTCGGAGGGGCCAAGAAGAGCGGCTACGGACCGAAAGAACAGGGACAGGCCGCACGCGAGTTCTTCACTCACACCACCACGGTCTACCTGCGAGGTGGGCAAGCGCGCGCCTGA
- a CDS encoding CoA transferase, whose protein sequence is MTEQSGSLPLEGLLVADFSRVLAGPLATMTLADLGATVIKVERPGTGDDTRSWGPPFSATGSTYFESVNRNKQSLCLDLGDDGDLRLARELARRADVLVENFKPGGMARLGLGYEGLSAENPGLIYASISGFGSAGGAGLMGYDFVVQALGGLMSITGEQDGPAMKAGVALVDVLTAKDATLGILAALTARHRDGRGAHLEVNLLSSLQGALANQAQAYLGAGVVPRRMGNDHPSIAPYQLLNCADGPLAVACGNDAQFARLASLLGLDTLAEDERFSTNSARVAHREELTRHLETALASDTAAAWQQAFTAAGIPAGRVSGIDEGISYAEELGLHPTIEVRDTSGATVGRQVRHPITWTPAFPAPAQAPPALGEHSDRLRKWLDS, encoded by the coding sequence ATGACCGAACAGAGCGGATCCTTGCCGCTGGAGGGCCTGCTCGTGGCCGACTTCTCCCGCGTCCTGGCCGGCCCCCTGGCCACCATGACCCTCGCCGACCTGGGCGCCACCGTCATCAAGGTCGAACGCCCCGGCACCGGGGACGACACCCGCAGCTGGGGGCCGCCCTTCTCCGCCACCGGTTCCACCTACTTCGAAAGCGTGAACCGGAACAAGCAGTCCCTCTGCCTTGACCTGGGCGACGACGGCGACCTCCGGCTGGCTCGCGAGCTGGCCCGCCGCGCCGATGTCCTGGTGGAGAACTTCAAGCCGGGCGGCATGGCTCGGCTCGGCCTCGGATACGAAGGGCTTTCCGCGGAGAATCCCGGTCTCATCTACGCCTCCATCTCGGGATTCGGCAGTGCGGGCGGCGCAGGACTCATGGGCTACGACTTCGTCGTCCAGGCCCTGGGCGGCCTCATGAGCATCACGGGCGAACAGGACGGCCCGGCCATGAAAGCCGGCGTCGCGCTCGTGGATGTCCTGACCGCGAAAGACGCGACCCTGGGCATCCTGGCGGCTCTCACCGCACGGCACCGGGACGGCCGCGGTGCGCACCTCGAGGTGAACCTGCTCTCGAGCCTGCAAGGCGCGCTCGCCAATCAGGCCCAGGCGTATCTCGGTGCCGGGGTGGTCCCGCGGCGGATGGGGAACGATCACCCGTCCATCGCGCCTTACCAGCTCCTGAACTGCGCCGACGGTCCGCTCGCGGTGGCGTGCGGCAACGACGCGCAATTCGCCCGGCTCGCCTCTCTTCTCGGGCTCGACACCCTCGCCGAGGACGAACGGTTCAGCACCAACTCGGCCCGCGTGGCCCACCGGGAGGAACTGACCCGACACCTGGAAACCGCGCTGGCTTCGGACACCGCGGCGGCGTGGCAGCAGGCCTTCACCGCGGCGGGCATCCCCGCGGGCCGCGTGTCCGGGATCGACGAGGGGATCTCCTACGCCGAAGAACTGGGTCTGCACCCCACCATCGAGGTCCGGGACACGTCGGGCGCCACGGTGGGACGACAGGTCCGGCATCCGATCACCTGGACCCCGGCCTTCCCCGCCCCCGCCCAGGCTCCGCCGGCGCTGGGCGAGCATTCGGACCGGCTGCGGAAGTGGCTGGATTCCTGA
- a CDS encoding APC family permease codes for MSQNTPRLRRTLGLWSIVGLGVGYMTLTTVFDTFGIVSEETNGVVPTAYLVALIALLFTAISYGRMTRVFPSSGSAFTYTSETIHPNVGFLVGWTSLMDYLLLPLVNALIVRTYLTSIFPDVPEWIWVVLYVAMITLLNLWSMTSTSRINGLLVVFSTVLIVVFLVLAWNALQNGAGTGTPFTTQPFFHDGVDTSSVIAGATVVCFSFIGFDAITMYSEEAKDANTVPRAIVIALLIGGLVFFVAAWFSQATFPTVEGFENTDESLLPQMALKVGGQFFQILFTAASFAAAVASSLSSHASVSRMIYVMGRNGKGVVSRFFSFIHPKTHTPFNAILFVGAVSLMAIPLSLDFVASMINFGALIAFTFVNVTVVVYFVFIKKDRKGPAAILRNMVLPVIGMILTGVLWYFLSDEARLYGAIWLGAGFVVLLVITRVFRRPLSVRMEDEEIAEVTGEELGQAAR; via the coding sequence ATGTCCCAGAACACTCCTCGCCTCCGGCGAACGCTCGGCCTCTGGTCAATCGTCGGCCTCGGCGTCGGCTACATGACGCTCACCACCGTCTTCGACACCTTCGGGATCGTGTCCGAAGAGACCAACGGCGTCGTGCCGACCGCCTATCTGGTCGCCCTCATCGCCCTCCTCTTCACGGCCATCAGCTATGGCCGCATGACCCGGGTCTTCCCGTCCTCCGGTTCCGCGTTCACCTACACCTCGGAGACCATCCACCCGAACGTCGGGTTCCTGGTCGGCTGGACGTCCCTCATGGACTACTTGCTCCTGCCCCTGGTGAACGCGCTGATCGTCCGGACGTACCTGACCTCGATCTTCCCGGATGTGCCGGAATGGATCTGGGTGGTGCTGTACGTCGCGATGATCACCCTGCTGAACCTCTGGAGCATGACGAGCACGTCCCGTATCAACGGACTTCTGGTGGTGTTCTCCACCGTCCTGATCGTGGTGTTCCTGGTGCTGGCGTGGAACGCCCTGCAGAACGGCGCGGGCACCGGCACCCCGTTCACGACGCAGCCGTTCTTCCATGACGGCGTGGACACGAGTTCCGTGATCGCGGGCGCCACCGTGGTGTGCTTCTCCTTCATCGGCTTCGATGCCATCACGATGTACTCCGAGGAGGCCAAGGATGCCAACACGGTGCCCCGGGCGATCGTGATCGCGCTGCTCATCGGTGGCCTGGTGTTCTTCGTCGCCGCCTGGTTCAGCCAGGCGACGTTCCCCACGGTGGAAGGCTTCGAGAACACCGATGAGTCTCTCCTGCCGCAGATGGCACTGAAGGTGGGCGGTCAATTCTTCCAGATCCTCTTCACCGCCGCATCGTTCGCGGCCGCCGTCGCCTCCAGCCTTTCCTCCCACGCCTCCGTGTCCCGCATGATCTACGTGATGGGCCGCAACGGCAAGGGCGTGGTCTCCCGCTTCTTCTCCTTCATCCACCCGAAGACGCACACGCCGTTCAACGCCATCCTGTTCGTCGGCGCCGTGTCGCTGATGGCGATCCCGCTGTCCCTGGACTTCGTGGCCTCAATGATCAACTTCGGCGCGCTGATCGCGTTCACCTTCGTGAACGTCACCGTGGTGGTGTACTTCGTGTTCATCAAGAAGGACCGGAAGGGCCCGGCGGCGATTCTCCGCAACATGGTCCTGCCGGTGATCGGCATGATCCTGACCGGTGTGCTCTGGTACTTCCTGTCCGACGAGGCGCGGCTGTACGGCGCCATCTGGCTCGGCGCGGGCTTCGTGGTCCTGCTGGTCATCACCCGGGTGTTCCGCCGTCCGCTCAGTGTCCGCATGGAGGACGAGGAGATCGCCGAGGTCACGGGCGAGGAGCTCGGCCAGGCGGCTCGCTGA
- a CDS encoding PucR family transcriptional regulator, with product MISLAHVQTTLGARLTTLDGRPPAARTVSGVHISELDDPTPYLEGGELLLTTGIPFRGPAHRTRDYVERLARHGVSALGLGLGAGLNDVPETLVEACRDHQVELLIVPDGVPFMDVSRAYWDLVARLGQSDLVASLGTQTALARAAARPDALASVVRALAQALGGWAAYLPAEEAPPTVWPDSTRPLLPQLKQETARLNLRGLRSAATFQVHGADVVAHPVLVGQRIAGVLAIGAGRTLTRADRQVIQTVCVLLSLKAQQDEEAVRRTSLLHAAVARLLIGGHLEAARLLAGDIGVGLPPGRIRVLLLDGLPEGASDRELAAVLGTLDGGLSIEAGALRLRRTEGGAEICLVDDDAARHPADGSPGEGAGVVVRAVLSAPLTPAQVPGRLEALREVLAQAPPGALTRPPVSPLDPRAAGWVETLRAQERGDLLATVQCYLRNRGQWEPAARELGIHRNSLRHRIGIAQRLLQAELDDPDVAANLWLALRAA from the coding sequence ATGATCAGCCTGGCCCACGTGCAGACCACTCTGGGCGCGCGTCTGACCACCCTCGATGGCAGGCCGCCGGCGGCACGCACCGTCTCCGGAGTGCACATCTCGGAACTCGACGATCCCACGCCGTATCTCGAAGGCGGGGAATTGCTGCTGACCACGGGCATCCCATTCCGCGGGCCGGCTCACCGGACGCGCGACTACGTGGAACGCCTCGCCCGCCACGGGGTGTCCGCTCTCGGCCTGGGACTCGGGGCGGGTCTCAATGACGTTCCGGAGACGCTCGTCGAAGCCTGCCGCGACCACCAGGTGGAGCTCCTGATCGTCCCGGATGGCGTGCCGTTCATGGATGTCTCCCGTGCGTACTGGGACCTCGTGGCGCGCCTCGGCCAGTCCGATCTGGTGGCGAGCCTGGGCACGCAGACCGCTCTGGCACGCGCCGCCGCCCGGCCGGACGCCCTCGCGTCCGTGGTCCGCGCGCTGGCGCAGGCCCTCGGGGGCTGGGCGGCGTATCTTCCGGCGGAGGAGGCTCCGCCCACCGTCTGGCCCGACAGCACGCGGCCTCTCCTGCCGCAGTTGAAGCAGGAGACGGCGCGACTGAACCTGCGCGGACTCCGGTCGGCCGCCACCTTCCAGGTGCACGGCGCCGACGTGGTGGCGCACCCCGTCCTCGTCGGCCAGCGGATCGCGGGCGTGCTGGCCATCGGCGCTGGCCGCACGCTGACCCGCGCCGACCGTCAGGTCATCCAGACGGTCTGTGTGCTGCTCTCGCTCAAGGCGCAGCAGGACGAGGAGGCCGTGCGCCGCACGAGCCTGCTCCACGCGGCGGTGGCCCGCCTGCTCATCGGAGGCCACCTCGAGGCCGCCCGGCTCCTGGCGGGAGACATCGGTGTCGGCCTGCCCCCGGGCCGGATCCGCGTGCTCCTCCTCGACGGCCTCCCGGAGGGCGCGTCGGACCGCGAGCTGGCCGCCGTGCTCGGGACGCTGGACGGCGGGCTGTCGATCGAGGCGGGAGCGCTGCGGCTGCGCCGCACGGAAGGCGGCGCGGAGATCTGCCTGGTCGACGACGACGCCGCGCGGCATCCGGCCGACGGGTCGCCGGGGGAGGGCGCCGGCGTCGTCGTCCGGGCGGTGCTGAGCGCGCCGCTCACGCCGGCTCAGGTGCCCGGACGCCTCGAAGCTCTCCGCGAGGTTCTGGCGCAGGCCCCACCCGGCGCGCTGACCCGGCCTCCGGTGAGCCCGCTCGACCCTCGTGCCGCGGGATGGGTCGAGACGCTGCGTGCCCAGGAGCGGGGCGATCTGCTCGCCACGGTCCAGTGCTACCTCCGGAACCGCGGCCAGTGGGAGCCGGCGGCGCGGGAGCTGGGCATCCACCGGAACTCGCTGCGCCATCGGATCGGGATCGCGCAGCGGCTCCTGCAGGCGGAACTGGATGACCCGGACGTGGCGGCGAACCTCTGGCTCGCACTCAGAGCCGCTTGA
- a CDS encoding TlyA family RNA methyltransferase, with the protein MTRLDQELTRRGLARSRTEAARLIAAGLVSSAGQLLRKASVSVTEETELLVAESGITEFVSRAGHKLRGALDAFPAVSAAGKRCLDAGASTGGFTDVLLRAGAREVAAVDVGHDQLVDELRQDPRVHVFEGMNVRYLQAADIGGEAALTVADLSFISLTLVMKPLAACTSPGGELVLMVKPQFEVGRERLSRTGVVNSTEQRREAVGRVAQSAVDAGLVLRGLAESPLPGQDGNHEYFLWLARPDRTDAVLAGIDVPKIVPGDVTDPARPGYTVAELLTTIWPAHQAGPKH; encoded by the coding sequence ATGACCCGTCTCGACCAGGAACTCACCCGCCGTGGGCTCGCGCGCTCCCGCACCGAGGCGGCGCGGCTCATCGCGGCGGGGCTCGTCAGCAGCGCGGGGCAGTTGCTCCGCAAAGCCTCGGTGAGCGTGACGGAGGAGACGGAGCTGCTGGTCGCGGAGAGCGGCATCACCGAATTCGTCTCCCGTGCGGGTCACAAACTGCGGGGCGCCCTGGACGCGTTCCCGGCGGTCTCGGCCGCCGGCAAGCGGTGTCTGGACGCCGGCGCCTCGACCGGCGGGTTCACGGACGTCCTCCTGCGGGCGGGCGCGCGGGAGGTCGCCGCCGTCGACGTCGGACATGACCAATTGGTCGACGAACTGCGGCAGGATCCGCGGGTGCACGTCTTCGAAGGCATGAACGTGCGGTACCTCCAGGCCGCCGACATCGGGGGAGAAGCCGCCCTCACCGTCGCCGACCTGTCTTTCATCTCGCTGACCCTCGTCATGAAACCCCTCGCCGCGTGCACCTCGCCGGGCGGCGAGCTGGTCCTCATGGTCAAGCCCCAGTTCGAGGTCGGCCGGGAGCGCCTGTCCCGCACGGGCGTGGTGAACAGCACGGAACAGCGCCGCGAAGCGGTGGGCCGGGTGGCGCAGAGCGCCGTCGATGCCGGGCTGGTCCTCCGAGGACTGGCCGAAAGCCCCCTGCCGGGCCAGGACGGGAACCACGAGTACTTCCTCTGGCTGGCGCGCCCGGACCGGACGGATGCTGTGCTTGCCGGAATCGACGTGCCTAAGATCGTCCCAGGTGATGTCACCGATCCGGCGAGGCCCGGGTACACGGTGGCGGAACTCCTCACGACCATCTGGCCGGCGCACCAGGCCGGGCCGAAACACTAG